The following nucleotide sequence is from Pseudomonas putida S13.1.2.
TGCACTTCGGGCACTGGTGCGGCAGGCGTTCGTCATAGCCGCAATGGTGGCAGCGCAGCACGGCCGAGCGCTGGTGCACGGTCATGCGAGCATCACAGCGTGGGCACTCGGACAGCCAGCCACAGTCGTGGCACAGCAGGGTCGGGGCGAAGCCGCGACGGTTGAGGAATACCAGCACTTGCTGGCCTGCCTCCAGGGTCTGGCGGATGGCTTGTTGCAGTGGGCCGCTGATGCCGCTGTCCAGTGGCAGGCTCTTTACATCCAGGCGCAGCATGCGCGGCGGGCGGGCTCCACCAGCGCGCTGGTTCATGCGCAGCAGGCGGTAGCGGCCGGTAAGGGCGTTGTGCAGGGTCTCCAGCGACGGCGTGGCAGAACCTAGCAGGATCGGGATGTTCTCCTGGTGGGCGCGCACCAGTGCCAGGTCGCGGGCGTGGTAGCGCAGCCCTTCCTGCTGTTTATAGGAGCCGTCGTGCTCTTCGTCGATGATGATCAGGCCGGGGTTTTTCATCGGCGTGAACAATGCCGAGCGGGTGCCGATGATGATGTCGGCCTCGCCGTCCCGGGCAGCCAGCCAGGCGTCCAGGCGCTCACGGTCGCTCACTGCCGAATGCAACAGGGCGATGCGGGCGTTGAAGCGTTGCTCGAAGCGCGCCAGGGTCTGCGGGCCCAGGTTGATCTCCGGAATCAGCACCAGCGCCTGCTTCCCGGCTTCGAGGGTTTCACGAATCAGCTGCAGGTAGACCTCGGTCTTGCCGCTGCCGGTGACGCCGGCCAGCAGGAAAGCACCAAAGCCCCCAAAACCTTCGCGCACCGCGTCAAAGGCGTCGCGTTGCTCCTCGTTCAGCGGCAATTCCGGCTGCGCCAGCCAGTGTTCGTGGCGTAGCGCCGGCAGGTGCCGGCGAACTTCAATCTGTACCAGTTCCTTGGCCAGCAGCAGGTCGAGGCTGTCCTTGTTCAGGTTGAGCTTGGCCAGCAGGCTGTGGGCCACGCCGTGCGGGTGCTGGGCCAGGGTCTTGAGGGCGTCGCGCTGGCGCGGCGCGCGGGCGATGCGCGGGTCTTCCAGGCGGGCGCCGGGGGCGACGTGCCAGAAGCGCTCCTGGCGCATCTCGGCAGGTTCGCCCTGGCGCAACAGCGTCGGCAGGGCCCAGCTCAGGGTGTCGCCCAGGCTGTGCTGGTAGTACTGGGCGGTCCACAGGCACAGCTTGAACAGCGATGGCGGCACTGGTGACACCGGGTCGAGCAGGGCGCTGGCCGGCTTGAGCTTGTCGGCGGGCACCTCGCTCTGCGCGCACACCTCCACCAGCACGCCGATCATTTCGCGGCGGCCGAAGGGCACGCGTATGCGCATGCCTGGGCTCAAAGCCTGGCGCGCCATGCTCGCGGGTGCCTTGTAGTCGAACAGGCGACGCAGCGGGGAGGGCAGGGCAAGGCGCAGGATGACGTCGGGCACGCGGAAGGTCTCGGAGGGCGTATCAAAGACTGGCGAGCCTAGCAGACGACGGTCGGTGCAAGCGACAACTTGCACTGACGCAGCGCTCTGGTATTATTTGCCGCCTAATTACGTGCGGTATTCAACAATTGGTGTTGGATGGCGGCACGCAGCTCGAGGAAGCGACCATGAAAGAAGGTATCCACCCGAACTATGAAGTAGTTGCAGTCACCTGCAGCTGCGGCAACAAGTTCGAAAGCCGTTCGACCCTGGGCAACACCCTGTCGATCGACGTTTGCAACCTGTGCCACCCGTTCTACACCGGTAAGCAGAAAGTCCTGGACACCGGTGGTCGCGTACAGAAGTTCGCCGATCGCTTCGGCATGTTCGGTGCCAAGAAGTAATCATGCGCATGGCGAACCCCTCGGGTTTCGCATTGCTGCTCAAAAAAGCGCCCCTTGTGGGCGCTTTTTTCATGGGCGTCATCTGGCATTTCCCTGCCCTGGCGTTCTGCCCGCTGCCGCAGCAGCCCCAGCAAGTGCTGGTGCGCCAAGTGGTTGATGGCGACACCTTGCGCCTGGTCGATGGCCGCAGCGTGCGCCTGATCGGTATCAATGCCCCGGAAATCGGCCGCAAGGGGCGTACCAGCGAACCCTATGCCGAGGCCGCCAGGCGACGCCTTCAAGCATTGGTAAACGCCAGTGACGGGCGTGTCGGGCTGGTGCCGGGCGTTGAGGAAAAGGACAAGTACGGCCGCACACTGGCGCATATTTACGGCCGCAGTGGAGACAATCTGGAAGCTCGGTTGCTCAGCGAGGGGCTGGGCTACCGCGTGGCAGTCGCCCCCAATGTAAGCCTCAGCGGCTGCCAGCAGGTTGCCGAGCAAGCGGCGCGCAAGGGCGGCGTTGGTGTGTGGCGGCGCTCGCCCGTGGTGCCGGCAGGTGCTGTCAGGCAGTCGGGTTTCGCTGTGATCGGTGGCCGCATCACGGGTATCGAGCGCAACCGTGGCGGGGTCTGGCTGACCCTGGACGACACGGTGGTCCTGCAGGTTCCCGCTCGTCTGCAACGCAACTTCCCCGCCAGCTTCTTCGATAACCTCAAGGGACGCCAGGTCGAAGCACGTGGCTGGGTGCTGGACCGTTCCCGCAAGGGCGGGCTTAAGCCTGGGCAGCGACGCTGGGTGTTGCCATTGACCGATCCGAGCATGTTGGAGCGTTTTTCAGGCTAAAAGATGTAGACATTTCGCTATTGGATTGTACACACTGTGAGCCGTATGCCCCCGTGGGTTATAGCGTAAAGTCGTAGGCTAAAGGCCTTGACACAAGTGACCGACCAGTCTTGTGACTCCCCGGCTCTTTGCGTATCCTCGGCGGTCCGTCAGAACAGTAAATAGCGGAATGCCCACCATGTCAGACCTGAAAACCGCCGCTCTCGAATACCACGCTCAACCTCGTCCGGGGAAACTGAGCGTCGAACTCTCCAAGCCCACTGCCACCGCCCGTGACCTCGCCCTGGCCTACAGCCCAGGTGTTGCTGAGCCCGTGCGTGAAATCGGCCGTGATCCAGAGCTGGCTTACAAATACACCGGCAAAGGCAACCTGGTTGCGGTGATTTCCGATGGCACCGCCATCCTCGGTCTGGGTGACCTCGGCCCACTGGCTTCCAAGCCGGTCATGGAGGGCAAGGGTGTTCTGTTCAAGCGTTTCGCTGGTATTGACGTGTTCGACATCGAAGTCGAATCAGAAAGCCCGCAAGCGTTCATCGACACCGTTCGCCGTATCTCGATCACCTTCGGTGGCATCAACCTCGAAGACATCAAGGCACCTGAGTGCTTCGAAATCGAGCGCACCCTGATCGAACAGTGCGACATCCCGGTGTTCCACGATGACCAGCACGGTACCGCCATCGTTACCGCGGCCGGCATGATCAACGCCCTGGAAATCGCCGGCAAGAAGCTCGAAGACGCCAAGATCGTCTGCCTGGGTGCCGGTGCTGCCGCCATCTCCTGCATGAAGCTGCTGGTGAGCATGGGTGGCAAGGTCGAAAACATCTACATGATCGACCGCAGCGGTGTCATCCACGCTGGCCGTGACGACCTGAACCAGTACAAGGCCCAGTTCGCCCACGCTACCGACAAGCGCACCCTGGCTGACGCACTCAACGGTGCTGACGTGTTCGTAGGCCTGTCCGGCCCGAACCTGCTGAGCCCTGAAGGCCTGAAGTCGATGGCTGCCAACCCGATCGTGTTCGCCTGCTCGAACCCGGATCCGGAAATCTCGCCTGAGCTGGCGCACGCCACTCGCAACGATGTGATCATGGCCACCGGTCGTTCCGACTACCCGAACCAGGTCAACAACGTACTGGGCTTCCCGTTCATCTTCCGTGGTGCCCTGGACGTTCGTGCCAAGCGTATCAACGAAGAAATGAAGATCGCCGCCGCCATCGCCCTGAAGGACCTGGCCAAGCTGCCAGTGCCGAAAGAAGTGTGCGAAGCCTACGGTGTCGAAGGCCTGGAGTTCGGTCGTGAGTACATCATTCCGAAGCCGCTGGACGCACGCCTGATCACCGTCGTTTCCGACGCAGTGGCCAAGGCCGCTATCGAATCCGGCGTGGCTACCCTGCCGTATCCGAAGCACTACCCGCTGACCAGCGTGGATGACGTGTTCAACGGCTGATTGCCGCTGTAGCGACACAAAAAAGCCCCGGCTCGCATGAGCCGGGGCTTTTTGTTGGCCGTTGTCCCGATTAACGTGGTCCCTGTAGGAGCGGCCTTGTGTCGCGAAAGGGGGGCGAAGCGCCCCCAGATCTATGCATCAAGCAGAAATTGCAGGGGCCGCTGTGCGCGGCCCTTTCGCGACGCAAGGCCGCTCCTACAGGGACCGCGTTGGTCGGGCGGGTATCAGAACAGGTCCATCGGCGCTGCTTCATCGGCCGGCAGCGGGCTGCCCGGTGCTGCGCCATTACCCAGTTCATCCACCGAGGGTGGCGAATCTTCGGCCTTGAACAGCTCGAAGAAGGCATTGGGCGTGCTCGGGGAGGCAGCGCGGCCGCTGATCGGGTCGACGCGCAGGCTGAGGATGCCTTCCGGTTCTGCTGGCGCATGCGCCGGCTTGTCCTTGAGCGCCGCGCCCATGAAGCTCATCCAGATCGGCAGCGCCGCCGTGCCGCCGTACTCGCGGCGGCCGAGGGTTTCCGGCTGGTCGAAACCAACCCATACCGTGGTCACGTAATCGGCGTTGTAGCCGGAGAACCAGGCGTCCTTGGACTCGTTGGTGGTACCGGTCTTGCCCGCCAGGTCGGTGCGGCCCAGGGCCAGCGCCCGGCGGCCGGTACCGCGCTTGATCACGTCCTGCAGCATGCTGGTGAGGATGTAGGTGGTGCGCCCGTCGATGATCTGTTCAGCCACAGCCGGCGTTTGCGGAGCAGCGGCCACCTGGTTGAAGGCGGATGGCGCCTCACCTGGCATGGCCGCAGTGCTGATCGGCTGTTCGGGTGCCGCCAGGCCAGCCTGGTCCTCGGTGCCCTGGGGTACGCGGGCCGGGTTGGCGGTGAACAGTGTTTCGCCGCTGCGGCTTTCGATGCGGTCGATCAGGTACGGGGTGACCTTGTAGCCGCCGTTGGCAAAGGTGCTCCAGCCTGTGGCGATTTCCATCGGGGTCAGGGTGGCGGTGCCCAGGGCCAGCGACAGGTTGCGCGGCAGGTCCTGCTTGTTGAAGCCGAACTTGGCGATGTAGTCGATGGTGCGGTCTACACCCATGGCCTGCAGCAAGCGGATCGACACCAGGTTGCGCGACTTGTACAGCGCTTCGCGCATGCGGATCGGGCCGAGGAAGGTATTGGTGTCGTTCTTCGGCCGCCACACTTTGTCCACGGACTCGTCGACGAACACGATCGGCGCATCGTTGACCAGGGTGGAGGCGGTGTAGCCGCTGTCCAGTGCAGCGCTGTAGATGAACGGCTTGAAGCTGGAGCCCGGCTGACGCTTGGCCTGCATGGCGCGGTTGTAGTTGCTTTGCTCGAACGAGAAGCCGCCAACCAGCGCACGAATGGCGCCGTTGTAAGGGTCGAGGGTGACCAGGGCACTTTGCGCGCCGGGCACCTGGCTGAACTTGAACTTGCCGTCTTCCAGGCGCTGCAGGCGCACCAGGTCACCGACCTGTGCCACGTCGGCCGGCGACTGTGGAGCGCGGCCCTGGGCGTTACTGTTGATGAACGGGCGCGCCCACTTCATGGTGTCCCAGGCAACTTCGGCTTGCTGGCCGTCCCGGGTCAGTACCTGTAGGCCGGCTTTGTCGACATGGGTGACGATGGCTGGCTCCAGGCCACCCAGGGTGCGCTGCTTGCCCAGTTCCTGCAGCCAGGCTGCCTGGGTGCGGCCCGGGAAGCGTGCTTCCGGGCCACGGTAGCCGTGGCGTTCGTCGTAATCGGACAGGCCTTTGAGGATGGCTGTGTTGGCCATTTCCTGCATGTCGCTGGGCACCGTGGTGGTGACGCGGAAGCCTTCGGTATAGGCCTCGCTGCCGTAGCGGCCGACCATTTCGGCACGGGCCATTTCGGCGATGTAAGGCGCATTCACCTCAGGCGTCGGCACGTGGTAACTGGCATTGAGCGGCTCGGCCAGGGCAGCCTGGTAGCTGGCCTGGTCGATCTTGCCCAGCTTGTACATGCGGCCCAGGATCCAGTCGCGGCGCTCTTTGGCGCGCACCGGGTTGGCCAGCGGGTTGAAGCGTGACGGTGCCTTGGGCAGGCCGGCGATCATCGCCATCTGCGCCAGGCTCACATCGCGGATCGATTTGCCGTAGTACACCTGCGCGGCGGCATCGATGCCGTAGGCGCGGTTGCCCAGGTAGATCTTGTTCACGTACAGCTCGAGGATTTCGTCCTTGGTCAGCTCACGTTCGATCTGCAGGGCCAGCAGGATCTCGTTGGTCTTGCGGGAGAAACTGCGTTCGCTGGTGAGGAAGAAGTTCTTCGCTACCTGCATGGTGATGGTGCTGCCGCCGGTCTGGATATGCCCGGTTTTCACCAACTGGGTCGCTGCGCGCATCAGGCTGCTGGGGTCGACACCGTAGTGATTGAGGAAATTGTCGTCCTCGGCTGACAGAAGCGCCTGAATGAACTGTGGCGGAATTTCCGCGAAACGGATCGGCGAGCGGCGCATTTCGCCGAATTCGGCAATCAGTTTGCCGTCGCTGCTGTACACCCTGAGGGGGATCTGCAACTGGATGCTTCTGAGGGACTCGACCGAGGGCAGGCTGGGGCTAAGATACAGAAACGCACCGCTCACACCGAGTACGAGCGCGCAAATGACTGCGACGGAAGACCACCAGAAGAACTTCAGCAGACGTATCAAGGCTTTTCGGTGTCCAGGTTGAGAGTGGGTTGCACGCAGGCCCGGCGGACCAGAAAGCGCTGGGCATTATAAGCATTTTTTCGCCTCTCCGGGTTACCGGCCAGGCTGCCCGTCGCCTCGATGGGCAGGCCGGGCCTAGTGTTGACGCGGGGTGGCGACCGACCGCTGCAGCAGGCAGCAAGGAAGCCGCATGTTAGGACGCTTTGGCAAGGATGCCAGTTCACTCGTGGGGGTGGAAATTGCCCCTGACGCTGTTCGTGTTGTGCAGCTTCAGCGGCGCAATCAGCGCTGCCGGGTGCTTGCATCGGCACAAGAGCCGTTCGAATTACTGGCAGGCAAGGATTGGGTCGCGGAGCCCGCTACCGTGGTGGCAGCCCTGCGCCGTGCCTACCTGCGCAGCGGCCTCAGGCAGCGTCGGGTAGCGTTGGCGTTACCGGCCAGCCAGGTGATCTGCAAGCGGTGTCATTTGCCGGTGGAGCAGGTCGGGGTTGAACTGGAGACGCAATTGCTGGCCGATGCCGAGCGGCTGTTTCCGTTCCCATTGGAGGACCTGGCCCTGGATTTTCAGGTCTTGGGGGTATCCCGCACGCAACCGGGGTGCGCCGAGGTGCTGGTGGCCGCGTGTCGGCAAAGTGCGTTGGCGTCACTTGATGCCATCGTCGAGCAGGCCGGGTTGCAACTGGAGGCCATCGAGGTCGACAACATTGCCTTGTGCCGCATGTTGCCCGAGGGCTGCCTTGAGGGTTCGGCACTGCTGCGTGTCGAAGCGCGCAGCGCAGTGCTTTATGACTGGCAGCCCGGCCGGCCCTACCAGCGTCGTGAACTGCAAACGCAGGGGCTGAAGGCCACGGGCCAGCTCTCGGAGCGCCTGCAAGCGCTGCTTGCGGATGAGCATTTGCCTGCAGGCCTGTGGATTACCAGTGGTTCACCGGTAGAGCCGGGCTGGTTGCAAGACCTTGGCCGCCAGCTGAATACGCCGTGCCGGCATTTACCTGGCCTGGAGGGGCTGGAACACGTGGATGGC
It contains:
- the rpmE gene encoding 50S ribosomal protein L31; protein product: MKEGIHPNYEVVAVTCSCGNKFESRSTLGNTLSIDVCNLCHPFYTGKQKVLDTGGRVQKFADRFGMFGAKK
- a CDS encoding thermonuclease family protein yields the protein MRMANPSGFALLLKKAPLVGAFFMGVIWHFPALAFCPLPQQPQQVLVRQVVDGDTLRLVDGRSVRLIGINAPEIGRKGRTSEPYAEAARRRLQALVNASDGRVGLVPGVEEKDKYGRTLAHIYGRSGDNLEARLLSEGLGYRVAVAPNVSLSGCQQVAEQAARKGGVGVWRRSPVVPAGAVRQSGFAVIGGRITGIERNRGGVWLTLDDTVVLQVPARLQRNFPASFFDNLKGRQVEARGWVLDRSRKGGLKPGQRRWVLPLTDPSMLERFSG
- the pilM gene encoding type IV pilus biogenesis protein PilM produces the protein MLGRFGKDASSLVGVEIAPDAVRVVQLQRRNQRCRVLASAQEPFELLAGKDWVAEPATVVAALRRAYLRSGLRQRRVALALPASQVICKRCHLPVEQVGVELETQLLADAERLFPFPLEDLALDFQVLGVSRTQPGCAEVLVAACRQSALASLDAIVEQAGLQLEAIEVDNIALCRMLPEGCLEGSALLRVEARSAVLYDWQPGRPYQRRELQTQGLKATGQLSERLQALLADEHLPAGLWITSGSPVEPGWLQDLGRQLNTPCRHLPGLEGLEHVDGTMLLACALALGGLRP
- a CDS encoding primosomal protein N', which produces MPDVILRLALPSPLRRLFDYKAPASMARQALSPGMRIRVPFGRREMIGVLVEVCAQSEVPADKLKPASALLDPVSPVPPSLFKLCLWTAQYYQHSLGDTLSWALPTLLRQGEPAEMRQERFWHVAPGARLEDPRIARAPRQRDALKTLAQHPHGVAHSLLAKLNLNKDSLDLLLAKELVQIEVRRHLPALRHEHWLAQPELPLNEEQRDAFDAVREGFGGFGAFLLAGVTGSGKTEVYLQLIRETLEAGKQALVLIPEINLGPQTLARFEQRFNARIALLHSAVSDRERLDAWLAARDGEADIIIGTRSALFTPMKNPGLIIIDEEHDGSYKQQEGLRYHARDLALVRAHQENIPILLGSATPSLETLHNALTGRYRLLRMNQRAGGARPPRMLRLDVKSLPLDSGISGPLQQAIRQTLEAGQQVLVFLNRRGFAPTLLCHDCGWLSECPRCDARMTVHQRSAVLRCHHCGYDERLPHQCPKCNHVDLRPVGAGTERAEERLKVLFPDYPILRVDRDSTARKDAMHNLFSTIQRGQPSILVGTQMLAKGHHFPRVTLVAILDADGGLFSGDFRAGERMAQLIVQVAGRAGRAEEPGKVIIQTHLADHPLLVQLTEQGYFAFAEQALDERRAAGLPPYSHLALLRAEAHKPGQAESFLDEACAAAERLVAEQRLPGIELLGPVPAPMERRAGRFRAQLLIQANTRAPLHRLISAWLLVLEQMPSGRQVRWSLDVDPVDLY
- a CDS encoding malic enzyme-like NAD(P)-binding protein produces the protein MSDLKTAALEYHAQPRPGKLSVELSKPTATARDLALAYSPGVAEPVREIGRDPELAYKYTGKGNLVAVISDGTAILGLGDLGPLASKPVMEGKGVLFKRFAGIDVFDIEVESESPQAFIDTVRRISITFGGINLEDIKAPECFEIERTLIEQCDIPVFHDDQHGTAIVTAAGMINALEIAGKKLEDAKIVCLGAGAAAISCMKLLVSMGGKVENIYMIDRSGVIHAGRDDLNQYKAQFAHATDKRTLADALNGADVFVGLSGPNLLSPEGLKSMAANPIVFACSNPDPEISPELAHATRNDVIMATGRSDYPNQVNNVLGFPFIFRGALDVRAKRINEEMKIAAAIALKDLAKLPVPKEVCEAYGVEGLEFGREYIIPKPLDARLITVVSDAVAKAAIESGVATLPYPKHYPLTSVDDVFNG
- a CDS encoding penicillin-binding protein 1A, yielding MRLLKFFWWSSVAVICALVLGVSGAFLYLSPSLPSVESLRSIQLQIPLRVYSSDGKLIAEFGEMRRSPIRFAEIPPQFIQALLSAEDDNFLNHYGVDPSSLMRAATQLVKTGHIQTGGSTITMQVAKNFFLTSERSFSRKTNEILLALQIERELTKDEILELYVNKIYLGNRAYGIDAAAQVYYGKSIRDVSLAQMAMIAGLPKAPSRFNPLANPVRAKERRDWILGRMYKLGKIDQASYQAALAEPLNASYHVPTPEVNAPYIAEMARAEMVGRYGSEAYTEGFRVTTTVPSDMQEMANTAILKGLSDYDERHGYRGPEARFPGRTQAAWLQELGKQRTLGGLEPAIVTHVDKAGLQVLTRDGQQAEVAWDTMKWARPFINSNAQGRAPQSPADVAQVGDLVRLQRLEDGKFKFSQVPGAQSALVTLDPYNGAIRALVGGFSFEQSNYNRAMQAKRQPGSSFKPFIYSAALDSGYTASTLVNDAPIVFVDESVDKVWRPKNDTNTFLGPIRMREALYKSRNLVSIRLLQAMGVDRTIDYIAKFGFNKQDLPRNLSLALGTATLTPMEIATGWSTFANGGYKVTPYLIDRIESRSGETLFTANPARVPQGTEDQAGLAAPEQPISTAAMPGEAPSAFNQVAAAPQTPAVAEQIIDGRTTYILTSMLQDVIKRGTGRRALALGRTDLAGKTGTTNESKDAWFSGYNADYVTTVWVGFDQPETLGRREYGGTAALPIWMSFMGAALKDKPAHAPAEPEGILSLRVDPISGRAASPSTPNAFFELFKAEDSPPSVDELGNGAAPGSPLPADEAAPMDLF